In one Umezawaea sp. Da 62-37 genomic region, the following are encoded:
- a CDS encoding cytochrome P450 has product MHVPMAPGRLPLLGHTLRMLRQRYRFTAVLRKSGDIVRVDLGTMRTYFLTNPQLVHEMLVKKGGSFRKGALFDKFQPVFGNGLATSNGTFHRRQRRMVRPAFHTERIALYARAMSRAAADLTATWRPGQVRVLEEDTQALAVTIVGEALFSTGIGERAVEEVRRSIFTVLKQGMVRALSPSFVEKLPLRGNREFDAAVGRLRSIVLDVVRGWREEGVDRGDLLSTLLLAQDSDTGAGMSDEQVHDEVMTLLVGGIETTALALAWTFHELARHPEVEKRVHAEVDEVLGGRAPTFADTGNLVYLNRVVDEVLRMYPVWFLMRRTLAPVELGGVTLPEGAEVIFSPHALHHDPASFEQPHRFDPDRWSPERAASIPPGAFIPFGAGSRGCVGNLFARTEIVITAATIASRWRLVPVAGEPVRVRFTSAAYPSRMLMTAVPRS; this is encoded by the coding sequence ATGCACGTCCCAATGGCTCCGGGTCGCCTTCCCCTGTTGGGCCACACCTTGCGGATGTTGCGGCAACGGTACAGGTTCACCGCAGTTCTGCGGAAAAGCGGCGATATCGTCCGGGTCGACCTCGGTACCATGCGCACCTATTTCCTGACAAATCCGCAGCTCGTGCACGAAATGCTGGTCAAGAAGGGCGGATCCTTCCGGAAAGGGGCGCTGTTCGACAAGTTCCAACCGGTTTTCGGCAACGGGCTGGCCACGTCGAACGGCACTTTCCACCGCCGTCAGCGCCGGATGGTGCGCCCCGCCTTCCACACCGAGCGCATCGCCCTCTACGCGCGGGCCATGTCCCGCGCGGCGGCCGACCTGACGGCCACCTGGCGTCCTGGCCAGGTACGCGTGCTGGAGGAGGACACCCAGGCGCTCGCCGTCACCATCGTCGGCGAGGCGCTGTTCTCGACCGGGATCGGCGAGCGCGCCGTCGAGGAGGTGCGCCGGTCCATCTTCACCGTCCTCAAGCAGGGCATGGTGCGCGCCCTGTCGCCCTCGTTCGTTGAGAAGCTGCCCCTGCGCGGCAACCGCGAGTTCGACGCCGCCGTCGGGCGCCTGCGCTCGATCGTGCTCGACGTCGTGCGCGGCTGGCGCGAGGAGGGCGTCGACCGGGGCGACCTGCTGTCGACGCTGCTGCTGGCCCAGGACTCCGACACCGGCGCGGGCATGTCCGACGAGCAGGTGCACGACGAGGTCATGACGCTGCTGGTCGGCGGGATCGAGACCACCGCGCTGGCGCTGGCGTGGACGTTCCACGAACTCGCCCGGCACCCGGAGGTCGAGAAGCGGGTCCACGCCGAGGTGGACGAGGTGCTGGGCGGGCGGGCCCCCACCTTCGCCGACACCGGGAACCTGGTGTACCTCAACAGGGTCGTCGACGAGGTGCTGCGGATGTACCCGGTCTGGTTCCTGATGCGGCGCACCCTGGCCCCGGTCGAACTGGGCGGCGTGACCCTGCCCGAGGGGGCCGAGGTGATCTTCAGCCCGCACGCGCTGCACCACGACCCGGCGTCGTTCGAGCAGCCCCACCGCTTCGACCCCGACCGCTGGTCGCCCGAGCGCGCCGCGTCCATCCCCCCAGGAGCGTTCATCCCGTTCGGCGCGGGCTCGCGCGGGTGCGTCGGGAACCTGTTCGCCCGCACCGAGATCGTCATCACCGCCGCCACCATCGCATCGCGGTGGCGACTGGTTCCCGTGGCGGGCGAGCCCGTCCGCGTCAGGTTCACGTCCGCCGCCTATCCCAGCCGCATGCTGATGACGGCGGTCCCCCGAAGTTGA
- a CDS encoding NAD(P)H-hydrate dehydratase, with translation MPKPTRSEPTPITSALLREWTPPDAGTGTVLVVGGARRSPGAVLLSGIAALRTGAVTLQLAVVDRHASALGLAVPEALVVGLPETDDGAVSSAAADVLADLVADARAVVVGPGLADADETGALLERLLPLIGEDTRVVLDAFALGALGNHPELAKPVHGRLVLTPNTIEAAYLLGRPNAPVDDYVAAAVEIAGRHQAVVNLMGVVAEPDGRVWTDGAGHVGLSTSGSGDVLAGLVGGLLAGSADLAQATCWAGHVHAMAGQRLVPRTGLTGMLARELLDEVPLVFAELRAG, from the coding sequence ATGCCGAAACCGACTCGGTCTGAGCCCACACCGATCACCTCCGCGCTGCTGCGCGAGTGGACGCCGCCCGACGCCGGGACCGGCACCGTGCTCGTCGTCGGCGGCGCCCGGCGGTCACCGGGGGCGGTCCTGCTCAGCGGCATCGCCGCGCTGCGCACCGGCGCCGTGACCCTGCAACTCGCGGTGGTCGACCGGCACGCCTCCGCGCTCGGCCTCGCCGTGCCCGAAGCGCTGGTCGTCGGACTGCCGGAGACGGACGACGGCGCCGTCTCCAGCGCCGCCGCCGACGTCCTCGCCGACCTCGTCGCCGACGCGCGGGCCGTCGTGGTGGGGCCGGGGCTCGCCGACGCCGACGAGACCGGCGCGCTGCTCGAACGGCTGCTGCCGCTGATCGGCGAGGACACCCGCGTCGTGCTCGACGCGTTCGCGCTCGGCGCGCTCGGCAACCACCCCGAACTGGCCAAACCGGTGCACGGCAGGCTGGTGCTGACACCCAACACCATCGAGGCCGCCTACCTGCTCGGCCGCCCGAACGCGCCGGTCGACGACTACGTGGCCGCGGCCGTGGAGATCGCGGGACGGCACCAGGCCGTGGTGAACCTGATGGGCGTGGTCGCTGAGCCGGACGGACGGGTGTGGACCGACGGGGCTGGGCACGTCGGGTTGTCGACCTCGGGCAGCGGGGACGTGCTGGCCGGACTCGTGGGCGGCCTGCTCGCGGGCTCGGCCGACCTCGCCCAGGCCACGTGCTGGGCGGGCCACGTGCACGCGATGGCGGGCCAGCGGCTGGTGCCCAGGACCGGGCTCACCGGGATGCTGGCGCGCGAACTGCTGGACGAGGTGCCGTTGGTGTTCGCGGAGCTGCGGGCCGGGTAG
- a CDS encoding alpha/beta hydrolase: protein MGWSRFRRLGAVLVLAAGVGLVPVTSAAAAQTACEDVQVPVTVGLVEHSMYGRLCVPPGARTVQVLVPGGTYSSAYWDIGYAPETRSYRQALNRAGIATIAVDRLGSGRSSKALSALVTVSANATAVHAVIQSLRPRFDRVVLVGHSIGSAVATMEAVSYRDVDGVVITGLSHQINLPGAVPVFASLGPTLLDPVLKDRGLNLGYLTTIPGTRYASFHTPGATEPGALAFDEATKDVVTLTETVDTVLIGSLIPLSRQITVPVMLVMGGGDGNFCGPPLGADCSSNEALRLSEGRFYAPEARLRTHVVPGYGHSLNFSANAPDFHRAVVEWTNGIG, encoded by the coding sequence GTGGGTTGGTCGCGTTTCCGCCGGTTGGGCGCCGTCCTGGTGCTCGCCGCCGGAGTTGGTCTCGTCCCCGTCACATCCGCCGCCGCGGCGCAGACCGCGTGCGAGGACGTCCAGGTCCCCGTCACGGTCGGCCTGGTGGAGCACTCGATGTACGGCAGGCTGTGCGTGCCGCCGGGTGCGAGGACGGTGCAGGTGCTGGTCCCCGGAGGCACGTACAGCAGCGCGTACTGGGACATCGGGTACGCCCCGGAGACCCGGTCCTACCGGCAGGCCCTGAACAGGGCCGGGATCGCCACCATCGCCGTCGACCGGCTCGGCAGCGGGCGCAGCTCCAAGGCGCTGAGCGCGCTGGTCACCGTGTCCGCCAACGCCACGGCGGTGCACGCGGTGATCCAGTCGCTGCGCCCCCGGTTCGACCGCGTGGTGCTCGTCGGCCACTCGATCGGCTCGGCGGTGGCCACGATGGAGGCGGTCTCCTACCGGGACGTGGACGGCGTGGTGATCACCGGGCTGTCCCACCAGATCAACCTGCCGGGCGCCGTTCCGGTGTTCGCCTCCCTCGGCCCGACGCTGCTGGACCCGGTGCTCAAGGACCGCGGCCTCAACCTCGGGTACCTGACGACCATCCCCGGCACCCGCTACGCGTCGTTCCACACCCCCGGCGCGACGGAGCCGGGCGCGCTCGCCTTCGACGAGGCCACCAAGGACGTGGTCACGCTGACGGAGACGGTGGACACCGTGCTGATCGGCAGCCTCATCCCGCTGTCGCGGCAGATCACCGTGCCGGTCATGCTCGTCATGGGCGGCGGTGACGGCAACTTCTGCGGCCCGCCGCTCGGCGCGGACTGCTCGTCGAACGAGGCGCTGCGGCTGTCGGAGGGGCGGTTCTACGCCCCCGAGGCCCGGCTGCGCACGCACGTCGTCCCCGGTTACGGGCACTCGCTCAACTTCTCCGCGAACGCCCCGGACTTCCACCGGGCGGTCGTCGAGTGGACCAACGGGATCGGCTGA
- a CDS encoding type II CAAX endopeptidase family protein: MRRTLRDRLVARVPAWLVEKVPREHTESDEAFHRRRRVVAVTSLAGAGLLGASLSSTPDSPRFYGLTAATAATWVVGGLASGPLHLGRVRYRDALRRPVVTPVLVGVAAFGVFYGCALVCKRVPFLYRAISQVLRYADRGSTAPVLATTLLNGAAEEVFFRGALYAAAGREHPVVASTAVYVLATTATRNPSLVLASGVMGALFGLQRRATGGIQAPLLTHLTWSALMLRFLPPLFRHHGLPVDPNLPADTT, translated from the coding sequence ATGAGGCGGACGCTGCGCGACCGGCTGGTGGCGAGGGTGCCCGCCTGGCTCGTCGAGAAGGTGCCGCGCGAGCACACCGAGTCCGACGAGGCGTTCCACCGGCGCCGCCGGGTGGTCGCCGTGACGTCGCTGGCGGGTGCCGGACTGCTCGGCGCGTCCCTGTCGTCCACTCCGGACTCCCCCCGGTTCTACGGTCTGACCGCGGCGACCGCGGCGACGTGGGTGGTCGGCGGTCTGGCGTCCGGGCCGCTGCACCTGGGCCGGGTGCGCTACCGCGACGCGCTGCGCCGACCGGTCGTGACACCGGTGCTGGTGGGCGTGGCCGCGTTCGGCGTGTTCTACGGGTGCGCCCTGGTGTGCAAGCGCGTGCCGTTCCTGTACCGGGCCATCTCGCAGGTCCTGCGCTACGCCGACCGCGGCTCGACGGCCCCGGTGCTCGCCACGACGCTGCTCAACGGCGCAGCCGAGGAGGTCTTCTTCCGCGGGGCGCTGTACGCGGCGGCGGGCAGGGAACACCCCGTCGTGGCCTCCACGGCGGTGTACGTGCTGGCCACCACCGCGACCCGCAACCCGTCGCTGGTGCTGGCGTCCGGGGTGATGGGAGCGCTGTTCGGCCTGCAACGCCGCGCCACCGGCGGCATCCAGGCCCCGCTCCTCACCCACCTGACCTGGTCGGCCCTCATGCTGCGCTTCCTACCGCCCCTGTTCCGCCACCACGGCCTCCCGGTCGACCCGAACCTGCCCGCCGACACCACCTGA
- a CDS encoding CsbD family protein, with product MGLDDKFDAKTDELKGKAKEGVGSATDDEGLEAEGKGDQAKGHLKQAAEKVKDVFKS from the coding sequence ATGGGACTCGACGACAAGTTCGACGCCAAGACCGACGAACTCAAGGGCAAGGCCAAGGAAGGCGTCGGCAGCGCGACCGACGACGAGGGCTTGGAAGCCGAGGGCAAGGGTGACCAGGCGAAGGGCCACCTCAAGCAGGCGGCCGAGAAGGTCAAGGACGTCTTCAAGAGCTGA
- a CDS encoding cytochrome P450: MDTTRPEPLSYPFNRSDTLELDERYALLRAEPSMARVKLAYGDEAWLATRYADARFVLGDARFSRVLPPGRDEPRLGEQNLTAGMLSMDPPEQTRIRRLATKAFTNRGVEALRAVAVEVADDLVTRMIEEGPPADLVANFAVPLPVTVICTLLGVPVEDHPLFAEWSEGFLSATGLTPAKIAEHQGNLWQYMAKLLAERTTDPKDDLLSALAQVRESDDRFTGQEILQLSAGLLAAGHETTMSQIPNFVLTLVQHPAELARIKEDPAIIPQAVEELMRYVPLGLGSAFPRYAKEDVEVGGVLVEAGEAVLAAIGSANRDDTAFPHADTLDVTRQGGTGPHIGFSHGAHHCLGAPLARMELQVALSTLVGRLPNLRLAVPEEQLRWKQGGFMRRLTEMPVSWG, from the coding sequence GTGGACACCACTCGACCCGAACCCCTGTCCTACCCGTTCAACCGGTCGGACACCCTCGAACTCGACGAGCGCTACGCCCTGTTGCGCGCCGAACCGTCCATGGCCAGGGTGAAACTCGCCTACGGCGACGAGGCGTGGCTGGCCACCCGCTACGCGGACGCGCGCTTCGTGCTCGGGGACGCCCGTTTCAGCCGCGTGTTACCGCCCGGCCGCGACGAGCCCAGGCTGGGCGAGCAGAACCTGACCGCCGGGATGCTGTCGATGGACCCGCCGGAGCAGACCCGGATCCGGCGCCTGGCGACGAAGGCGTTCACCAACCGCGGTGTCGAGGCGCTGCGCGCCGTCGCCGTCGAGGTCGCCGACGACCTCGTCACCCGGATGATCGAGGAAGGTCCTCCGGCGGACCTGGTCGCGAACTTCGCCGTCCCGCTGCCGGTGACCGTCATCTGCACCCTGCTCGGCGTCCCCGTCGAGGACCACCCGCTGTTCGCCGAGTGGTCCGAGGGCTTCCTGTCCGCGACCGGCCTCACGCCCGCGAAGATCGCTGAGCACCAGGGCAACCTCTGGCAGTACATGGCCAAGCTGCTCGCCGAGCGCACGACCGACCCGAAGGACGACCTGCTCAGCGCGCTGGCGCAGGTGCGGGAGAGCGACGACCGCTTCACCGGGCAGGAGATCCTCCAGCTGTCCGCGGGCCTGCTCGCCGCGGGCCACGAGACGACGATGAGCCAGATCCCCAACTTCGTCCTCACCCTCGTCCAGCACCCCGCGGAACTCGCCCGGATCAAGGAGGACCCGGCGATCATCCCGCAGGCGGTCGAGGAGCTGATGCGCTACGTCCCCCTCGGCCTCGGCTCCGCGTTCCCCCGCTACGCCAAGGAGGACGTCGAAGTCGGCGGCGTCCTGGTCGAGGCGGGCGAAGCGGTCCTGGCCGCGATCGGGTCCGCGAACCGCGACGACACCGCGTTCCCGCACGCCGACACCCTCGACGTCACCAGGCAGGGTGGTACCGGCCCGCACATCGGTTTCAGCCACGGCGCCCACCACTGCCTCGGCGCCCCGCTGGCCCGCATGGAACTCCAGGTCGCGCTCTCGACCCTGGTCGGCCGCCTCCCGAACCTCCGCCTCGCGGTGCCCGAGGAGCAGTTGCGCTGGAAGCAGGGTGGTTTCATGCGCCGGTTGACGGAGATGCCGGTCAGCTGGGGGTAG
- a CDS encoding phospholipase D-like domain-containing protein: MRAFRLLVSSLVVAALVVPAQPASAAVVGGAVFNDPTVPAKQRVIVDHDRALINGAAAGSSIRMAMYHFDDAGVAADLIAARDRGVDVRVVLDHSNSTTAPSKSLISALGAKVTVCTKDAACIGGKNTPIMHNKFFLFSSTLGSTNVVVQQSSNLNSGNYAVLWNNAVTTVGNTALYNGYLGYFDDLAAKVKNSDYYRTVSAGAVKAYYFPRAGTDETSDTIYNMLDENVTCEGNTSTGTETGRTIIRIAMWYFSRDDIARKLRDLADRKCWIEVVYTTLDPGSKAYLTGNDRIVLYQIAGAHEVHSKYLLIEGTYTGKKDSKWVMTGSHNYTNAALRENDETLLRIESASVHDQYRSNFWALRAAAS, from the coding sequence ATGAGGGCGTTCAGACTGCTCGTCAGCTCACTGGTGGTGGCGGCTCTGGTCGTGCCCGCCCAGCCCGCGTCGGCGGCGGTGGTGGGCGGGGCGGTGTTCAACGATCCGACGGTGCCCGCGAAGCAGCGGGTGATCGTCGACCACGACCGCGCGTTGATCAACGGGGCGGCCGCGGGGTCGAGCATCCGGATGGCGATGTACCACTTCGACGACGCGGGGGTGGCCGCCGACCTGATCGCGGCCCGCGACCGCGGGGTCGACGTGCGGGTGGTGCTCGACCACTCGAACTCCACCACGGCTCCGTCGAAGTCGCTGATCAGCGCGTTGGGCGCCAAGGTGACGGTGTGCACCAAGGACGCGGCGTGCATCGGCGGCAAGAACACGCCGATCATGCACAACAAGTTCTTCCTGTTCTCCAGCACGCTGGGGTCGACCAACGTGGTCGTCCAGCAGTCGTCGAACCTCAACTCCGGCAACTACGCGGTGTTGTGGAACAACGCGGTGACCACCGTGGGCAACACCGCGCTGTACAACGGTTACCTCGGCTACTTCGACGACCTGGCCGCCAAGGTCAAGAACAGCGACTACTACCGCACGGTGTCCGCGGGCGCCGTCAAGGCCTACTACTTCCCCAGGGCGGGCACCGACGAGACCAGCGACACCATCTACAACATGCTGGACGAGAACGTCACCTGCGAGGGCAACACCTCCACCGGGACGGAGACCGGACGCACCATCATCCGGATCGCGATGTGGTACTTCAGCCGCGACGACATCGCCCGCAAGCTCCGCGACCTCGCCGACCGGAAGTGCTGGATCGAGGTCGTCTACACGACCCTCGACCCCGGCAGCAAGGCCTACCTGACCGGCAACGACCGCATCGTGCTCTACCAGATAGCCGGTGCCCACGAGGTCCACTCGAAGTACCTGCTCATCGAGGGCACCTACACCGGCAAGAAGGACTCCAAGTGGGTCATGACCGGTAGTCACAACTACACGAACGCCGCGCTCCGCGAGAACGACGAGACGTTGCTGCGGATCGAGTCGGCGTCCGTCCACGACCAGTACCGCTCGAACTTCTGGGCGCTGCGGGCCGCCGCGTCGTGA
- a CDS encoding NAD(P)H-dependent oxidoreductase, with amino-acid sequence MTTSTPPLHALALICTLSPSPSESSSQLIADQVLAALAEHGVTGESVRLVDHDVKPGVLTDMGEGDAWPSIRERMLAADILLVSTPTWMGQHSSVAQRAMERLDGELSEKDDEGRLSTYGKVGIVAVVGNEDGAHKISADLFQCLNDVGFTIPAGGVTYWNGEAMQGEDYKDLDGTPETTAGTTKTLAANSAHLARLLKAAQYPAS; translated from the coding sequence ATGACCACTTCGACACCGCCGCTGCACGCGCTGGCGCTCATCTGCACCCTGTCCCCCTCCCCGTCGGAGTCGAGCAGCCAGCTCATCGCCGACCAGGTGCTCGCCGCGCTGGCCGAGCACGGTGTGACGGGGGAGAGCGTCCGGCTCGTCGACCACGACGTGAAGCCGGGCGTGCTCACGGACATGGGCGAGGGCGACGCCTGGCCGTCGATCCGGGAGCGGATGCTCGCCGCCGACATCCTGCTGGTCTCCACGCCGACGTGGATGGGGCAGCACAGCAGCGTGGCGCAGCGGGCGATGGAGCGCCTGGACGGCGAACTGTCCGAAAAGGACGACGAGGGCCGGTTGTCGACCTACGGCAAGGTCGGGATCGTGGCCGTGGTGGGCAACGAGGACGGCGCGCACAAGATCAGCGCGGACCTCTTCCAGTGCCTCAACGACGTCGGCTTCACGATTCCGGCCGGTGGCGTGACGTACTGGAACGGCGAGGCGATGCAGGGCGAGGACTACAAGGACCTGGACGGGACGCCGGAGACCACGGCGGGCACCACGAAGACCCTGGCGGCCAACTCCGCCCACCTGGCCCGGCTGCTCAAGGCGGCGCAGTACCCGGCGAGCTGA
- a CDS encoding SAM-dependent methyltransferase: MVARDWIPQSVDVSVPSMARTYDFLLGGAHNFAVDRELAAYVERVMPDARSAARVNRAFLGRAVRYMTDRGIRQFLDIGSGIPTVANVHEVSQAEAPGCRVVYVDKDPIAVAHSELILAGNDRATVVHGDMRDPESILDHPETRSLLDLDQPVGLLMLMMLHWVPDEDDPWKLVASYRDALAPGSHLAITHVTADGQDERLSEVTGLIEESRSADRLTERPHERVRALFGDFELVEPGLVGCAGWRSTGRGDISDTPEMNSVIYGGVARKP; this comes from the coding sequence GTGGTCGCACGGGATTGGATTCCGCAGAGCGTCGACGTTTCGGTTCCGAGCATGGCCCGCACATATGATTTCCTGCTCGGCGGCGCGCACAACTTCGCGGTGGACCGCGAACTGGCCGCCTACGTGGAGCGCGTCATGCCGGACGCGCGTTCGGCGGCGCGGGTGAACAGGGCATTCCTCGGACGGGCCGTCCGGTACATGACGGACCGGGGAATAAGGCAGTTCCTCGACATAGGTTCCGGAATCCCCACCGTGGCCAACGTGCACGAGGTCTCCCAGGCGGAGGCGCCGGGGTGCCGCGTCGTGTACGTGGACAAGGATCCGATCGCGGTGGCGCACAGCGAGCTCATCCTGGCGGGCAACGACCGCGCGACCGTCGTGCACGGCGACATGCGCGACCCCGAGTCGATCCTGGACCACCCGGAGACCCGGAGCCTGCTCGACCTCGACCAGCCCGTCGGCCTGCTGATGCTGATGATGCTGCACTGGGTCCCCGACGAGGACGACCCGTGGAAGCTGGTCGCGAGCTACCGCGACGCGCTGGCCCCCGGCAGCCACCTGGCGATCACCCACGTCACCGCGGACGGCCAGGACGAGCGCCTGTCCGAGGTGACCGGTCTGATCGAGGAGAGCCGCAGCGCCGACAGGCTCACCGAACGCCCGCACGAGCGGGTCCGGGCGCTGTTCGGCGACTTCGAGCTGGTCGAGCCCGGCCTGGTCGGGTGCGCGGGGTGGCGGTCGACGGGCCGGGGCGACATCTCCGACACCCCGGAGATGAACTCCGTCATCTACGGCGGTGTCGCCCGCAAGCCCTGA
- a CDS encoding EAL domain-containing protein → MSQPGPTSDALPACPDGARARELLARKWGYVLSGAEVIPLTTEVLERELRGHLDELCSITAADPFDAAAVERVGERVVALGYVGEEGLRRTAEVLGGGLPALPEFQPADAFADRIGRAIGALATGFLVAIRRSVLEQQERMQLSLLKAVRDAKWNLRESQARFEEVVTSSASGIAIVALDGRLIRVNSAICDILDRTADDLTGTTLFDLVHPDTVGKLRDALRAVVDGGQDRVRQPQRLLRVDGDVARISMTASLLRDADGAPDHFVVVVEDGTELVLLQGELNRQALNDVLTGLPNRQFFGTHLESAVRRADPEHGVTLLHLDLDEFGMVHDSLGPRTGEQLLVHVAQRLTSLLALEKAMVARFEGDRFGILVENTAATPDIATIAAAVNRELAEPVYIDGRGLAPSASIGVVRSASRHQDHTELLRAADQALRRAKAERRGQWTLFDPAQDAVDRSTQALAVGMPGAWEQGEFAVRYRPVVRLSDGGVEGAEAVLRWERPEGPVAHERCVELAERTGFILPLGEWSLSTAAGQVRWWGRGGGVAPQLTVSLTAHQASDADLVSRVVRVLDTTGLPANRLVVGVPTGVLAVPEAADSLGVLAEMGVRTALEDFGFGPDDLAAAQDFGFGAVRVPGRLADLGTRRGAGCATALIPVLRGTGIAIVVDGVTTPEQATWWREAGADLATGPHFGPDQPAADFHEGFRARP, encoded by the coding sequence ATGTCGCAGCCAGGCCCCACCTCCGACGCCCTGCCTGCGTGTCCCGACGGCGCACGCGCGCGGGAACTCCTCGCGCGCAAGTGGGGGTACGTGCTCAGCGGTGCCGAGGTCATCCCGCTGACCACGGAGGTCCTGGAACGGGAACTGCGCGGGCACCTCGACGAGCTGTGCTCGATCACGGCGGCCGACCCGTTCGACGCCGCCGCGGTCGAACGGGTCGGCGAGCGCGTCGTGGCGCTGGGGTACGTCGGCGAGGAGGGTTTGCGCCGCACCGCCGAAGTCCTCGGCGGCGGACTCCCGGCACTGCCTGAGTTCCAGCCCGCGGACGCCTTCGCGGACCGGATCGGACGCGCGATCGGCGCGTTGGCCACCGGCTTCCTCGTCGCGATCCGGCGCTCGGTGCTGGAGCAGCAGGAGCGGATGCAGCTGTCGCTGCTCAAAGCCGTCCGCGACGCCAAGTGGAACCTCAGGGAGAGCCAGGCGAGGTTCGAGGAGGTGGTCACGTCCTCGGCCAGCGGCATCGCGATCGTCGCACTGGACGGGCGGCTGATCCGGGTCAACAGCGCCATCTGCGACATCCTCGACCGCACCGCCGACGACCTGACCGGCACGACCCTGTTCGACCTCGTCCACCCCGACACCGTGGGGAAGCTGCGCGACGCGCTGCGGGCCGTGGTGGACGGCGGGCAGGACCGCGTCCGGCAGCCCCAGCGGCTGCTGCGCGTGGACGGCGACGTCGCCCGGATCTCGATGACCGCCTCGCTGCTGCGCGACGCCGACGGCGCGCCGGACCACTTCGTCGTGGTCGTCGAAGACGGCACCGAACTGGTGCTGCTCCAGGGTGAGCTGAACCGGCAGGCGCTCAACGACGTCCTCACCGGGCTGCCCAACCGCCAGTTCTTCGGCACCCACCTGGAAAGCGCGGTGCGCCGCGCCGACCCGGAGCACGGCGTGACGCTGCTGCACCTGGACCTCGACGAGTTCGGCATGGTCCACGACAGCCTCGGCCCGCGCACCGGCGAGCAACTGCTGGTGCACGTCGCCCAGCGGCTGACCTCCCTGCTGGCGCTGGAGAAGGCGATGGTCGCCCGCTTCGAGGGCGACCGGTTCGGCATCCTCGTGGAGAACACCGCGGCCACCCCGGACATCGCGACCATCGCCGCCGCCGTCAACCGGGAACTGGCCGAACCCGTCTACATCGACGGGCGGGGCTTGGCCCCGTCCGCGTCGATCGGCGTGGTGCGGAGCGCGTCGCGCCACCAGGACCACACCGAACTGCTGCGGGCGGCCGACCAGGCGTTGCGGCGGGCCAAAGCGGAGCGGCGGGGGCAGTGGACGCTGTTCGACCCGGCCCAGGACGCGGTGGACCGGTCGACGCAGGCCCTGGCCGTCGGCATGCCGGGCGCGTGGGAGCAGGGCGAGTTCGCCGTCCGCTACCGGCCGGTCGTGCGGTTGTCCGACGGCGGCGTCGAGGGCGCGGAGGCCGTGCTGCGCTGGGAACGACCGGAAGGCCCCGTCGCGCACGAGCGGTGCGTGGAACTGGCCGAGCGAACGGGTTTCATCCTGCCGCTGGGCGAGTGGTCGCTCAGCACCGCCGCCGGTCAGGTCCGGTGGTGGGGGCGCGGCGGCGGCGTCGCACCGCAGCTGACCGTCTCCCTGACCGCGCACCAGGCCTCCGACGCGGACCTCGTGTCGCGGGTGGTGCGGGTCCTGGACACCACCGGCCTGCCCGCGAACCGGTTGGTGGTCGGCGTTCCGACGGGCGTGCTGGCGGTGCCCGAGGCCGCGGACAGCCTCGGCGTGCTGGCCGAGATGGGCGTGCGGACGGCGCTGGAGGACTTCGGCTTCGGGCCGGACGACCTGGCCGCCGCGCAGGACTTCGGCTTCGGCGCGGTCCGCGTGCCCGGCCGCCTGGCCGACCTGGGAACCAGGCGGGGCGCCGGATGCGCGACCGCCCTGATCCCCGTGCTGCGCGGCACCGGCATCGCGATCGTCGTCGACGGCGTCACCACGCCGGAGCAGGCCACCTGGTGGCGGGAGGCGGGCGCGGACCTGGCCACCGGCCCCCACTTCGGACCGGACCAGCCCGCCGCCGACTTCCACGAGGGCTTCCGGGCACGTCCCTGA